DNA sequence from the Streptomyces canus genome:
GCTGGAGGATGCCCGCGATGACCTTCGACTTGTCGGAGTACGGCCGTCCGTACGGGTCGTAGCCGTAGGGGGCGTTGGGGTCTCCCGTGTACGTCCCCGGGGGCGGGTAGTAGCCCGGCGGCGGGTAGCCGGGAGGCGGGTACCCCGGGGGCGGATATCCCGGTGGCGGATAGCCCTGCTGCTGTTGGTGTCCCTGCTGCTGTTGGCCTTGCCCGCTTTCCTGCTGTTCGTGACCGTGCTGTTCGTGACCCGGCTGCTCGCTCAAGGGGGACTGCTCCTGGGGACCGAAGCGGGAGGACCCGCGAAAAAAAGACAATGAGCCCGGTCATCATGCACGACGGACACCGCGTCGCAGAAGCCCGTTCCGTCAACCCCGGCCTAATCTGACGACATGTCAGATGACCAGTCGTACGAACTGCTCGGTTTCGACAACGTGCTGCTCCCCGTCGGGAACCTGGGCGAGGCCCTCTCCTTCTACGAGCGCGCGGGCTTCACAGTGGGCTTCCGGCTCGACGAAGCCGGGATCGCCCTGCTGAAGGTGGGCGGCGAGACACCCGGACTCCTGCTCCGGCAGGAGGAGGCACTCGGGCACCGGCCGCCGCCGTGGCCCGCCACGCGCGTGTGGCTGGAGGTGCCGGACGCGAGGACCGCCGCCCGGGAACTGCGCGCCGCCGGCCTCGAACCGCTCGACGAGCCCTTCTCCGTGGTCACCGGCTGGACCGTCGAGGTCGCCGACCCCTGGGGGAACGTCCTCGGGTTCACCGACTACACCAAACGCCCGGAGCTCGGCCGGCGAGCCTGAGGGATCACGGACACACACGTGACGCAGGCCTCTCCACAAGCGAGTTGAACACGTTCAAAAGCAGGTCTAGAGTCTCCCCCGTCAGCGTTTTGAACGCGTTCAAGAAGGGGGAGGCGCATGGACCGCACGGTCGTCGCCTACGTCATCTACCTCGTCGTCAGCATTGCCCTGACCGTCTGGGTGGCCCGCACGCTCAGCAGGAACGGGCGGATCTTCCTCGCCGACGTGCTGCGCGGGAACGAGAAGCTCGCCGAGGCCGTCAACCACCTCCTGGTGGTGGGCTTCTACCTCGTGAACCTCGGGTTCGTCGCGCTGTACCTCAGCGGCGACGGGACGATCGAGAACACGCGCGGCGTCTTCGAGGCCCTGTCGACCAAGCTGGGCGTGGTGCTGCTGGTGCTCGGAGTGATGCACCTGGCCAATGTCTACGTCCTCAACCGGATCCGCAGGCGGGGCGCCATGGAGCGGGAGCAGGTGCCCCCGGTCGCGCCGCAGGACTGGGTCCGGGCATGACAGGCCCGGCAGGTGCCACGAGCGGTGCGGGCGTCCCGGCGGACCGCACCCCGGTCCGCCGGCTCACCGTCCTGTACGACGCCGACTGCTCCCTGTGCGCCTTCCTGCGCGACTGGCTCGTACGGCAGCCACAGCTGGTGCCGCTGGAGTTGGTGCCGGCCGGGTCGCAGGAGGCCCGGCTGAGGTTTCCCGGGCTCGATCACCGCGCCACCCTGGAGGAGATCACCGTCGTCGGCGACGCGGGGCAGGTCTACCGCGACACCGCCGCCTGGATCGTGACCCTGTGGGCGCTGCGCGAACACCGGCCGCTCGCTCACCGGCTCAGCACCCCGTCCGGGGCACGCCTCGCGAGGGGCGCGGTACTCGCCGCCGCGAAATGGCGGGGCGCGCAGTGGCAGGGCGGTCAGTGGGGCGGCCCTGCCTACCGCCGGTCGGAAGGCTGGGCGTACGACCCCGGCAGGGGCTGGGTCCACACCCCACCGGGGTGCGACAGCGGCGGCCGCGCCACTGGTTAGGCTCTCTTTCCGTGCCTGCGAACAACGACGGCCCCGACGAGGGCAGTACCCCGAGCAAGTCCGAACAGACGAGCAAGTCCGAGCAGACGCGCGCGCTGATCCTGGAGACGGCGATGCGGCTGTTCCAGGAGCGGGGGTACGACAAGACGACCATGCGGGCCATCGCCCAGGAGGCCGGTGTCTCCGTCGGCAACGCGTACTACTACTTCGCGGGCAAGGAACACCTGATCCAAGGCTTCTACGACCGGATCGCCGCCGAACACCAGGCGGCGGTCCGGGAGGTCCTGGCCCGGGAGAGCGGCCTGGAGGCGCGGCTCGCGGGCGTGCTGAAGGTCTGGCTGGACATCGCGCAGCCGTATCACGAGTTCGCGGTGCAGTTCTTCAAGAACGCCGCCGATCCCGACAGCCCGCTCAGTCCGTTCTCGCCCGAGTCGGAGCACGCGCGCGTGGAGGCGATCGCCGTACACCGCGAGGTGCTGCGGGGCGCGACGAAGACGAAGGTGCCGGAGGAACTCCGGGACATCCTCCCCGAGTTGATGTGGCTGTCCCAGATGGGGCTCGTCCTGTACTGGATCTTCGACCGCACGGAGGGCCGCGAGCGGAGCTACCGGCTCGCCGAGCGCGGAGCCAAGCTCACCGCGAGGGGCGTGTCGCTGGCCCGGTTCCGGGTGCTCAGGCCACTCGTACGGGAGGTGCACGAACTGTTCACGGACTTCCTGCCGGGGATGACGAAGGTGATGCCGGACCCCGGCAGGAAGGCGTAGTCACGTCAGTTGACGGCGTCGACCCCGCCCTCGACCAGTTCGACGTCGCACACCAGGGTCCCCTCCCCCACGACGACGTGCCGCGCGCGCGAGCCGTACGTCGGAGCCGTGGTCGCCAGCAGGTACGTCCCGGGTGCCGGGACCGAGACGATGTACGAGCCGTCGGCCAGCGACTCCACCCGGTCCAGCTGACGGCCCCCGGCCGACAGCAGCGAGACGGCGGCGCCCTCCACGGGCTCCCCTTCCGCCGTACGGACGAAGCCGTGGACGGCCGACGCCGGGCCGCCGCCCGAGGGAGCCGCCGTCGCGGGTGCCGCCTCCTCCTTCGGCTCCACCGCGAGGTGCGGCAGCCGCTTCTCGAGCCCCTGCGGCAGCCACCAGTTGGCGTCGCCGAGCAGATGCATCGCGGCCGGCACCAGGGCCGTGCGCAGGATGAAGGCGTCCAGGGCGACCGCGGCGGCGAGCCCCACACCCGCCATGGCCGCCCCTGAGTCGCCGCTCAGGACGAAGGCCAGGAACACGCAGACCATGATCAGAGCGGCGGAGTTGATCACGCGGCTGGTCTCGGCCAGGCCCACGCGGACCGCGCGGGCGTTGTCCTTGGTGTGGACCCATTCCTCGTGCATGCGGCTGACCAGGAACACCTGGTAGTCCATCGAGAGGCCGAACAGCAGGGACAGCATGATGACCGGCAGGAAGGCGTTGATCGGGCCCTCCTTGCCGAGGCTCAACAGGTCGAGTCCCCAGCCCCACTGGAAGATCGCCACGAGGACGCCGAAGGAGGCGGCCGCCGCGATCAGGTTCATCACCGCGGCCGTCAGCGGCACCACCAGGGAGCGGAAGGCGACCAGCAGGAGCAGGAAGCCGAGGCCGATGATGGTCGCGATGAAGAGGGGGAGGCGGTCGCCGGTGACCGTCGCGAAGTCCTTGGAGACCGCCGTGACGCCGCCCACGTGGGCCTGCGCCCCGGCCTGCGGGATCACCTTGCCCCGCAGGGTGTCGATGAGCTGGTCGGTCTCCTCGGACTGCGGTGACGTGGTCGGGACGACCTGGATCACCGTCACGCCCCGCGCGGGCGGCAGCGCGGCGACCCGGGCGACCCCGTCCGTGCCCTGGATGCCCTTGACCAGGGTGGTGGTGTCGCCGCCGTCGGTGACCACCTGGAGCGGTCCGTTGAAGCCGGGGCCGAAGCCCTCGGCGAGCAGGTCGTACGCCTTCCTGGTGGTCGTCGTGGTGTCGTCGTTGCCCTGGTCCGTCGCGCCCAGCCGCAGCGACAGCACCGGCAGCGCGAGGACGGCCATGACGGCGAGGGCGAGCACGGCGATCCGGCGCGGGCGCTTCTGCACGCCCGCCGACCAGCGGGCGGCCAGTCCGCTCGTCCGCTCCGGCTCGGGCCCGGCGGCGGCGAGCCTGCGCCGCTGCCGGCGGCTGAGCACCCGCTTGCCGAGGAAGCCGAGCAGCGCCGGCAGCAGGGTGGTGGCCGCGAGGACGCTCAGCACCACGGTCAGCGAGGTGCCGATGACGACACCGTCCAGGAAGCGCAGGTTCGTCACCAGCATCCCGGCGAGCGCGATGCACACCGTGCCGCCCGCAAACAGCACCGCGCGGCCCGAGGTGTTGAGGGCGGTGACCACCGACTCCTCCGGGTCCATGCCGCGCAGGATGCCCTTGCGGTGCCGGGTGACGATGAACAGGGCGTAGTCGATGCCGACACCCAGGCCGATGAGGGTGGCCAGCAGTGGGGCCAGGTCGGGGATGTCGGTGCCATGGCTGAGCAACTGCGTCGAGAACAGGCCCATGCCGACACCGAAGATGGCGACGGCGAGCGGCAGCAGCATCGCGAAGAACGAGCCGAAGGCCAGGAACAGTACGACGGCCGCCGCCACGATGCCGACCATCTCCGCGAGACCGGTGGGCGGTTCCTGCACCCGCTGGATCGCCTGACCGCCCAACTCGACCTGCAGTCCGGCGCGTTCGGCGCCCTGCGCGGTGTCGACGACGTCCTGGACCAGCTCCTTGGGGACGGCGTTCGCCTGGTCGGTGAAGGTGATCTGGGCGTAGGCGATCCGCCCGTCGCCGCTGACCTGGGCCGCGTCTGCCTTGTAGGGGCTGGTCACGCCGCCGACGCCCTCCATGCCGGCGATCTTGTCGAGTGCGGGCTGGATCCGGGACCGTACGGCCTGGTCCCGTACCGAGCCCTCGTCGACCTTCCACACCACCGTGTCGGTGTCCCCCGCGCTCTGCGGGAAGGCCTTCTCCATCAGGTCGTACGCGCGCTTGGAGTCCGTGTTCGGGAGGGAGAAGACGTTCGCGTAGTCCGTGCCCGCCGTCGAGGCCGAAAAGCCCAGGCCGAACAACGCCCCCACCCACAGCAACAGGACCACCAGCCGGTGCCGGTAACACCACCGTGCCAATGCCGCCACGCTCAACAGCTCCTTACTCGGTCGGTTGGTCCCCCAGGTCCTGCGCAACAGATTCGGTGGCGCCGCGCGCGCGTGGGGGCGGCACGCCATGACTCACAAGGAACTCCAAAGCAGCGAAGCCGCACGGTTGTCAGTGGGCCCGCCGATACTGGGGGCATGACTGGGGGCATCGCTGGGGGAGAGACGAAGAGTCCGGGCACCGTGCTGGTGGTGGAGGACGAGGAGAGCATCGCCGACGTGCTCGCCATCGCCCTGCGCTACCACCGGTTCGAGGTCATGGTCGCGGGCTCCGTCCGTGAGGCGCTCGCGCTCACCGACCGCACCCGCCCGGACGCCGCCCTGCTCGACGTGATGCTGCCCGACGGCGACGGCCGCGCCCTCGGCCGTGAACTGCGCGAGCGGCGGCCCGATCTGGCCCTGGTCTTCCTCACCGCGCGGGACTCTCCCGCCGAGATCGTCGGAGCGCTCGGTTTCGGCGACGACTACATCACCAAGCCGTTCAACATCGACGAGGTCGTCGCCAGGATCTCCGCGGTCCTGCGCCGCACCCGCGCGGCCGACGTCCTGCCCCAGCGCCCGCCCCTGCGCTACGGCGACCTGGAGCTGGACGAGACGACGTACTCCGTGCACCGCGACGGCCGCACGGTCCAGCTCACCCCCACCGAGTACGCACTCCTGCGCTTCCTGGTGCGCAACGGCGGCCGGATCGTGCCCAAGGAGCAACTCCTGCGCCATGTCTGGCAGTACGAGCACACCCCGCCCGAGTCGACCGTCGTCGAGACCTACATCAGCTATCTGCGGCGCAAGCTGGACGTCCTGGGACCGCCGGTGATCACCACCCGGCGGGGTGTCGGGTACGGGCTCGCATGAAGGTCCGCCTGCCTCGGTGCCGACACGGCATCCATTCGCTGCGCGGCAAGCTGACGCTGGCCAATGTGGCGTTGCTCGCCATCGGCATCGCCGCGGCGACCGCCGTGAGCGTGATGGGCATGCGGTACTACCTGCTCGACCAGATCGACAGCGAGCTCCTCAAGACCCGGGACTCCCTCGGCGGTTCGCAGATCACCCTGCGCGAGATCGACTCGCTGAGCATGCTGGGATTCGTGCGCGACCGGCTCATGCCGGCACAGCAGGAATCGAGCAATGAGCGCTCGACGGAGACCGTCTTCGCGGTCGTCGACCGCCGGGGCGAGCCGATCAGCATCCTCGGCTTCGATCCGACCGAGGCCCAGCAGGGTCTGGCGGAGGCGGCCGGCGACCCGCGCGCGCTCGCCGCCGACTCCGAGCCGCACGACGTCACTCTGGACGGCTCCACCTATCGCGCCACGGCGGCCCGGCTCGGCGACGGCTCCTACGCCCTGCTCGCCGCGCCCACCGACGTCCTGCACCAGGGCGTCGCCAAGGCGGTCCGGCTCGACCTCGCGATCGGCAGCCTGCTGCTCGCGCTGCTGGCCTGTCTGACGATGTTCAGCGTCCGGCGCCGTATGCGGCCGCTGGAGGACATGGTGGAGACCTCGTCGGCGATCGCCGAGGGGGATCTGACCCGTCGCGTCCCCTCCAGCCGCGAGGCCACCCTGGAGGTCGAGCAGCTGCGGGTGGCCCTCAACTCCATGCTCCACCAGGTGGAGTCGGCGTACCGCACGCGCGAGCAGAGCGCGGCCCAGCTGCGCAGCTTCGTCGCCGACGCCTCGCACGAGCTGCGCACCCCGCTGTCCGCGATACGCGGCTACCTCCAGCTGTACGACAAGGGCATGCTGTCCGACCCGGACGACCGCAAGCGTGCCTGGGCCCGGGTGCTCGCGGAGACCGACCGGATGGGCCGGCTCGTCGACGAGCTGCTCACCCTCGCCCGCCTCGACCAGCAGCCCGAACTGCGGTTCAGGAACGTTGACCTGAGCCGGCTGGTGCGGGACGCGGCCGAGGATCTGCGGGTGCAGCAACCCGGCCGGCCCGTCGAGGTCGCCGCCGAAGGCTCGCTGCTGGTGCGGGCCGACGAGTCGGGGCTCAGACAGGTCCTGGGCAACCTGGTGGCCAACGTGCGCACGCACACGCCCGCCGAGGTGCCGGTGCGGCTGGCGGTGGAGCGTGAGGACGGCGTCGTACGGCTGTGTGTCGCGGACGAGGGACCGGGGCTGCACGCGGACGACGCGGCGCGCGTCTTCGACCGGTTCTTCCGGGTCGGCGGCGGCGCGGGCAGCGGCCTCGGTCTGGCGATCGTGCTGGGCGTCGTGCGGGCCCACGGCGGCGAGGTGGCGGTCCGCACGGCCCCGGGCGAGGGACTGGCGGTGACGGTCAGCCTGCCGGCGCGGGTGTCCGCGGGTCAGTGACCCCACGCGTCCGTCCGCTCAGTCGGCCATCACCAGGGCCCACACGGTCTTGCCGTGCCGCCCCCGGCTCCACACCCCCCACGCGGTGGCGATGTTCTCCACCAGACGCAGACCGCGGCCGGTCTCCTCCCACTCGCCGACCACCCGCAGCCGGGGTTCCAGCCGTCCCTCGTCGGAGACCTCTATCAGGCAGGAGCCGTCCGCGAGGGCGGTCACCGCGACCTCGAACTCCCGCTCCAGGAGCGGCCCGTGGCGCACCACGTCGGTGGCCAGTTCCGAGACCAGCAGAACCGCGTCGGCCGGCGCCGGATCGTCCGGTCCGTGGCCCCAGTCGGCCAGGTGGTCCCGGACCCGCCGCCGGGCGAGGCCGACGGAAGCCGGATGCCGGGGCAGCCGGAAGGAGTTGCGTCTCAACACGTTTGCTCCTCACCCCGCGCACACCTCCGTCACATGGTGCTGCGTTGAGTGGCTGCCCGGCGTCACTCGGGCGAATGTCAGTTCCGAGCGAATGCGTCGGACACGGCGCGATGACGTCGGGATCAGATCCAGGACGTCGGCATCAGATCCAGCTGAGGCGCCAGAGGCGGAAGACTCCGGTGCCGTCCGAGAGGTACTGGCCGCCACCGACGTCCTCGCTGGTCACGACGTAGTCCTTGGCCTGCCACAGCGGGATGACCGGGACATCGCGGGCGATGTCCGCCTGGAGGTCGCGGAAGTCCTGCCCTGCCTCGCCGCGGTCGGCGTACCGCTGACTGTCCTGAATCAGATGGTCGACCTCGTGGCTGCTGTAGCCGGTGTTCATGGTGCCGTCGGTGCCGACGAGCGGGGAGCCGTAGGTGTCCGGGTCGGGGTAGTCGGCCACCCAGCCCACCGCGTAGGCGTCCAGCTTCCCGGTCGCCCAGCGCTTTTGGAAGTCGGTCCACTTGTAGCCCTTGAGCGTCACCTTGAACAGGCCGCTCGCCTCCAGCTGCTTCTTGAGCTCTTTGGCCTCCGCGGCGGCGGAACCGCTGGTGAGGCCGTAGCCGTAGGTGAAGCTGACCGGGGTGGTGACGCCGGCCTCGGTGAGCAGGGCGCGCGCCTTCTTGACGCTCGGCTCCGCGTAGGCGTCGAAGAAGGACGTGGTGTGGCCGGTGATGCCGGTCGGGATCAGCGAGTAGAGCGGGTCGACGGTGCCCTCGTACACCGAGGCGGCCAGCTGCTCGCGGTTGATCAGCCAGGCCATGGCCTGACGCACCTTGGGGTCATGCAGGGGCTTGCCCGCGCGGGTATTGAGGTAGAGGTTGCGGATCTCGGAGCTGTCGGCCTCCGAGACGCGCTGGCCGGGGTCGCTCGGGTTCAGTCCGGCGAGGACATCGGGCGGCAGCTGGCGGTAGGCGACGTCGATCCGCTTCGCCTTCCAGGCGCTGTTGAGCTTGTCCGAGTCGCCGTAGTAGTCGAGTTCGACGGGGCGGCCGGTGCCGTTGATCTCGCCCTTGTAGTCGCCGTTGGGCGCGAGGACCGCCTTCTTGCCCTTCGTATACGCCGTCAGTTCGTACGGCCCGGTGCCGTCGACGCCGTTGTCGGTGCGCAGCGAGTTGGCCGGGTACTTGGTGCTGTCGACGATGGCGCCGGCTCCCGTGGCCACCTTGAACGGGAAGGTGGCGTCGGGCGAGGACAGCCGGAAGGTGACCGTCC
Encoded proteins:
- a CDS encoding TM2 domain-containing protein; the protein is MSEQPGHEQHGHEQQESGQGQQQQGHQQQQGYPPPGYPPPGYPPPGYPPPGYYPPPGTYTGDPNAPYGYDPYGRPYSDKSKVIAGILQLTLGGFGVGRFYLGNVGMGLAQLFTCGGLGIWSLVDGILLLTGNDHTDEHGRILRS
- a CDS encoding VOC family protein; protein product: MSDDQSYELLGFDNVLLPVGNLGEALSFYERAGFTVGFRLDEAGIALLKVGGETPGLLLRQEEALGHRPPPWPATRVWLEVPDARTAARELRAAGLEPLDEPFSVVTGWTVEVADPWGNVLGFTDYTKRPELGRRA
- a CDS encoding thiol-disulfide oxidoreductase DCC family protein gives rise to the protein MTGPAGATSGAGVPADRTPVRRLTVLYDADCSLCAFLRDWLVRQPQLVPLELVPAGSQEARLRFPGLDHRATLEEITVVGDAGQVYRDTAAWIVTLWALREHRPLAHRLSTPSGARLARGAVLAAAKWRGAQWQGGQWGGPAYRRSEGWAYDPGRGWVHTPPGCDSGGRATG
- a CDS encoding TetR/AcrR family transcriptional regulator; the protein is MPANNDGPDEGSTPSKSEQTSKSEQTRALILETAMRLFQERGYDKTTMRAIAQEAGVSVGNAYYYFAGKEHLIQGFYDRIAAEHQAAVREVLARESGLEARLAGVLKVWLDIAQPYHEFAVQFFKNAADPDSPLSPFSPESEHARVEAIAVHREVLRGATKTKVPEELRDILPELMWLSQMGLVLYWIFDRTEGRERSYRLAERGAKLTARGVSLARFRVLRPLVREVHELFTDFLPGMTKVMPDPGRKA
- a CDS encoding MMPL family transporter — protein: MARWCYRHRLVVLLLWVGALFGLGFSASTAGTDYANVFSLPNTDSKRAYDLMEKAFPQSAGDTDTVVWKVDEGSVRDQAVRSRIQPALDKIAGMEGVGGVTSPYKADAAQVSGDGRIAYAQITFTDQANAVPKELVQDVVDTAQGAERAGLQVELGGQAIQRVQEPPTGLAEMVGIVAAAVVLFLAFGSFFAMLLPLAVAIFGVGMGLFSTQLLSHGTDIPDLAPLLATLIGLGVGIDYALFIVTRHRKGILRGMDPEESVVTALNTSGRAVLFAGGTVCIALAGMLVTNLRFLDGVVIGTSLTVVLSVLAATTLLPALLGFLGKRVLSRRQRRRLAAAGPEPERTSGLAARWSAGVQKRPRRIAVLALAVMAVLALPVLSLRLGATDQGNDDTTTTTRKAYDLLAEGFGPGFNGPLQVVTDGGDTTTLVKGIQGTDGVARVAALPPARGVTVIQVVPTTSPQSEETDQLIDTLRGKVIPQAGAQAHVGGVTAVSKDFATVTGDRLPLFIATIIGLGFLLLLVAFRSLVVPLTAAVMNLIAAAASFGVLVAIFQWGWGLDLLSLGKEGPINAFLPVIMLSLLFGLSMDYQVFLVSRMHEEWVHTKDNARAVRVGLAETSRVINSAALIMVCVFLAFVLSGDSGAAMAGVGLAAAVALDAFILRTALVPAAMHLLGDANWWLPQGLEKRLPHLAVEPKEEAAPATAAPSGGGPASAVHGFVRTAEGEPVEGAAVSLLSAGGRQLDRVESLADGSYIVSVPAPGTYLLATTAPTYGSRARHVVVGEGTLVCDVELVEGGVDAVN
- a CDS encoding response regulator transcription factor — its product is MTGGIAGGETKSPGTVLVVEDEESIADVLAIALRYHRFEVMVAGSVREALALTDRTRPDAALLDVMLPDGDGRALGRELRERRPDLALVFLTARDSPAEIVGALGFGDDYITKPFNIDEVVARISAVLRRTRAADVLPQRPPLRYGDLELDETTYSVHRDGRTVQLTPTEYALLRFLVRNGGRIVPKEQLLRHVWQYEHTPPESTVVETYISYLRRKLDVLGPPVITTRRGVGYGLA
- a CDS encoding sensor histidine kinase, giving the protein MKVRLPRCRHGIHSLRGKLTLANVALLAIGIAAATAVSVMGMRYYLLDQIDSELLKTRDSLGGSQITLREIDSLSMLGFVRDRLMPAQQESSNERSTETVFAVVDRRGEPISILGFDPTEAQQGLAEAAGDPRALAADSEPHDVTLDGSTYRATAARLGDGSYALLAAPTDVLHQGVAKAVRLDLAIGSLLLALLACLTMFSVRRRMRPLEDMVETSSAIAEGDLTRRVPSSREATLEVEQLRVALNSMLHQVESAYRTREQSAAQLRSFVADASHELRTPLSAIRGYLQLYDKGMLSDPDDRKRAWARVLAETDRMGRLVDELLTLARLDQQPELRFRNVDLSRLVRDAAEDLRVQQPGRPVEVAAEGSLLVRADESGLRQVLGNLVANVRTHTPAEVPVRLAVEREDGVVRLCVADEGPGLHADDAARVFDRFFRVGGGAGSGLGLAIVLGVVRAHGGEVAVRTAPGEGLAVTVSLPARVSAGQ
- a CDS encoding ATP-binding protein, whose amino-acid sequence is MLRRNSFRLPRHPASVGLARRRVRDHLADWGHGPDDPAPADAVLLVSELATDVVRHGPLLEREFEVAVTALADGSCLIEVSDEGRLEPRLRVVGEWEETGRGLRLVENIATAWGVWSRGRHGKTVWALVMAD
- a CDS encoding ABC transporter substrate-binding protein; the protein is MRSVRVRILATLLVLGVVGVGGWQLLPSGGTGRTIKVGTTDEVTSLDPAGAYDAGSWALFNNVFQSLLAFEPGSATPVPDAAESCAFEGSDLRTYRCVLREGLTFPSGREMTAKDVKYSFDRVKKINSDVGPATLLSTLESVGVSGRTVTFRLSSPDATFPFKVATGAGAIVDSTKYPANSLRTDNGVDGTGPYELTAYTKGKKAVLAPNGDYKGEINGTGRPVELDYYGDSDKLNSAWKAKRIDVAYRQLPPDVLAGLNPSDPGQRVSEADSSEIRNLYLNTRAGKPLHDPKVRQAMAWLINREQLAASVYEGTVDPLYSLIPTGITGHTTSFFDAYAEPSVKKARALLTEAGVTTPVSFTYGYGLTSGSAAAEAKELKKQLEASGLFKVTLKGYKWTDFQKRWATGKLDAYAVGWVADYPDPDTYGSPLVGTDGTMNTGYSSHEVDHLIQDSQRYADRGEAGQDFRDLQADIARDVPVIPLWQAKDYVVTSEDVGGGQYLSDGTGVFRLWRLSWI